Proteins encoded in a region of the Mercenaria mercenaria strain notata chromosome 1, MADL_Memer_1, whole genome shotgun sequence genome:
- the LOC123543920 gene encoding uncharacterized protein LOC123543920: MEVKLVLVFVSCTCVWFANGCNRRSSNNNNCSGGSCNSHRSQTLEKIARSQEANAEKSRKSYRAQLQCDLCNFSTYDIDQDGVIEKDELLAISAGNDAVLAVLDLMADNKSVMPEEFYALVPMFIAECSDSGKE; the protein is encoded by the exons ATG GAGGTCAAACTCGTGCTAGTTTTTGTTTCTTGCACTTGTGTTTGGTTCGCAAATGGCTGTAACAGACGTTCTAGCAACAATAACAATTGTTCAGGTGGTTCATGTAATAGTCACAGGTCACAAACTTTAGAAAAGATCGCCAGGAGCCAAGAAGCAAATGCTGAAAAG AGTCGAAAAAGTTACAGGGCCCAGCTTCAATGTGATCTTTGTAATTTCAGTACCTACGACATTGACCAGGACGGAGTAATCGAAAAGGACGAACTGTTAGCTATTAGTGCGGGGAACGACGCAGTATTGGCTGTCTTAGATTTAATGGCAG ataACAAATCAGTAATGCCAGAAGAATTCTATGCCTTGGTACCTATGTTCATAGCTGAATGTTCCGACTCTGGCAAGGAATAA